From a region of the Campylobacter showae genome:
- a CDS encoding molybdopterin-dependent oxidoreductase yields the protein MKRRNFLKLSALAGVSLQANRIEGVTQTLFDQKKVFCANRFGPFYANVVSGQITSIDPFEADKFPSTLNNAVADCVQNESRVLYPCVRKSYLEKKGPNKPELRGEEEFVRVSWDTALDLAAKALKENFEKYGPESIYGECYWWGGSGKVSWGRATARRMLTILGGFVSEDGNYSYGAGHVIMPHVIGTIEPNEVPTKWEAVLKSAKTIVFWGSNPVVTNEIGVGAPTHEGYDVYAKLKDMNAKGEKKIYAVDTYKNDTIRYLNSDFIGVVPGTDTAMMIGMCHYLYENKLYDEAFIGKYTVGFNKFKDYFLGTNDKVVKNLDWASKICGVSVKKLEELCVSLAKNESLIISGFAIQRQDHGEQSYWALITLASMLGYIGKEGCGFMTCDQGHKTSTDSFIAPALKGLSSVPSEKYTTENSPWVKNKGYVMPNSRIIDALLNPGQEMQRNGEIYKLPHMRVSVSASGSIFTRHQDINRAVQAWKKLDTVITIEPYWTSGAKLSDIVLPAAIEPERNDIEQSNATGEYIFAIKQAVQPMGESRSDFEICKGICKRWGMEEVFTEGKTEMEWIKEIFADAMDQAKALGYDNLPTFDEFWEKGYVKFDKKDEEKKYYTRFANFRENPNKFRLGTPSGKIEIYSPVIAKMKYDDCLGHPAWFEPTEWLGDKEKTKKYPLALNTPHSRFRLHSQLDNSIVRKYAEVNGREPIFISQSAAKKRGIATGDVVRVFNDRGEILCGAIVSDITQDDVVIICEGAWYDPEVYGKKSLCQHGCVNVLTKDKGTSKLAQSNIAHTNLVQVEKYKGAIRPIRAFSKPKIIGA from the coding sequence ATATCCTTGCGTTAGAAAGAGTTATTTGGAGAAAAAAGGACCAAATAAACCCGAGCTTAGAGGCGAGGAGGAATTCGTAAGAGTTAGCTGGGATACGGCGCTTGATCTAGCCGCAAAAGCTCTAAAAGAAAATTTTGAAAAGTACGGCCCCGAGAGCATCTATGGAGAGTGCTACTGGTGGGGCGGCAGCGGTAAAGTCAGCTGGGGTAGAGCTACGGCTAGAAGGATGCTAACGATACTAGGCGGCTTCGTCTCAGAGGACGGCAACTACTCCTATGGTGCTGGTCACGTTATCATGCCTCACGTTATCGGAACTATCGAGCCAAACGAAGTTCCTACGAAATGGGAAGCGGTACTAAAGTCTGCTAAAACGATAGTTTTTTGGGGAAGCAATCCCGTAGTAACCAATGAAATAGGCGTAGGCGCTCCAACTCACGAGGGCTACGACGTGTATGCCAAGCTAAAAGATATGAATGCAAAAGGCGAAAAGAAAATTTACGCCGTAGATACCTATAAAAACGATACGATCAGGTATCTAAACTCGGACTTTATAGGAGTGGTGCCGGGGACGGATACGGCCATGATGATAGGCATGTGCCACTATCTATACGAAAATAAACTATACGACGAAGCCTTTATAGGCAAATACACCGTTGGATTTAATAAATTTAAAGATTATTTCCTAGGCACTAACGACAAGGTGGTTAAAAATTTAGACTGGGCTAGCAAAATTTGCGGCGTAAGCGTCAAAAAGCTAGAGGAGCTATGCGTGTCGCTAGCTAAAAACGAGTCTTTGATAATAAGCGGTTTTGCTATCCAAAGACAAGATCACGGAGAGCAGTCATATTGGGCTCTCATCACGCTAGCCTCGATGCTAGGATACATAGGCAAGGAGGGCTGCGGCTTTATGACTTGCGATCAGGGGCATAAAACCAGCACGGATAGCTTTATCGCACCGGCTCTAAAAGGCCTAAGCTCGGTTCCTAGCGAAAAATACACCACAGAAAATAGCCCTTGGGTAAAAAACAAAGGCTACGTCATGCCAAACAGCAGAATAATAGACGCACTCCTAAATCCGGGCCAAGAGATGCAAAGAAACGGCGAAATTTATAAACTCCCGCATATGAGAGTTTCCGTAAGCGCTAGCGGCTCGATATTTACGAGACATCAGGATATAAACCGCGCGGTACAAGCATGGAAAAAGCTCGATACCGTGATAACCATAGAGCCTTATTGGACTAGCGGAGCTAAGCTCAGCGACATAGTCCTGCCTGCAGCTATCGAGCCTGAGAGAAACGACATAGAGCAGTCAAACGCTACTGGCGAGTATATCTTTGCCATAAAACAAGCCGTTCAGCCTATGGGCGAGAGCAGGAGCGATTTTGAAATTTGCAAAGGAATTTGCAAGAGATGGGGCATGGAAGAGGTATTTACCGAGGGCAAGACCGAGATGGAGTGGATAAAAGAAATTTTCGCCGACGCCATGGACCAAGCCAAAGCGCTCGGATACGATAATCTGCCTACGTTTGACGAGTTTTGGGAGAAAGGATACGTAAAATTCGACAAAAAAGACGAAGAGAAAAAATACTACACTAGATTTGCGAATTTTAGAGAAAATCCGAATAAATTTAGACTCGGAACGCCATCGGGAAAGATCGAGATTTACTCGCCCGTCATCGCAAAAATGAAATACGACGACTGCCTAGGGCATCCGGCATGGTTTGAGCCTACCGAGTGGCTTGGCGATAAAGAAAAAACAAAGAAATATCCACTCGCACTAAATACTCCGCACTCTCGCTTTAGGCTACACTCTCAGCTAGATAACTCCATAGTTAGAAAATACGCTGAAGTAAACGGAAGAGAGCCTATATTTATCAGCCAAAGCGCGGCCAAGAAGCGCGGCATCGCAACAGGAGACGTGGTTAGGGTGTTTAACGACAGGGGCGAAATTTTATGCGGAGCGATAGTGAGCGACATAACCCAAGACGACGTCGTAATCATATGCGAAGGCGCATGGTACGACCCCGAAGTCTACGGCAAAAAGAGCCTGTGCCAGCACGGATGCGTAAACGTGCTCACAAAAGACAAAGGCACGAGCAAGCTAGCGCAAAGCAACATCGCGCATACGAATTTAGTCCAAGTCGAAAAATATAAAGGCGCAATAAGACCTATCAGAGCGTTTTCAAAACCAAAAATCATAGGCGCTTAA
- a CDS encoding LysE/ArgO family amino acid transporter: MNSFNAFFSGFSLGLSLILPIGAQNAFVLKQGIKKQHVFLVCAICALSDAALIFAGVSGFGYVVERYPIIKTAALWGGFVFLSIYGIRGLYSAFSASHALAAGGEDTRGAAKTALLTLAFTWLNPHVYLDTVVLLGLVSTKFSESAGLFGMGAMCASFAFFFSLGYGARFLAPLFKNPAAWKILEFFVGVTMIALGVMLVVGE; the protein is encoded by the coding sequence ATGAACTCTTTCAATGCCTTTTTCTCTGGTTTTTCGCTCGGGCTCTCGCTGATTTTACCCATCGGAGCTCAAAATGCCTTCGTGCTAAAACAAGGCATCAAAAAACAGCATGTTTTTCTAGTTTGCGCTATCTGCGCGCTTAGCGACGCTGCACTGATCTTTGCGGGCGTATCGGGGTTTGGCTACGTGGTTGAGCGCTATCCCATCATCAAAACCGCCGCGCTTTGGGGCGGATTTGTCTTTTTGAGCATTTACGGAATTCGTGGCCTTTATAGCGCATTTAGCGCATCGCATGCTCTAGCAGCCGGCGGCGAGGATACGCGCGGTGCGGCTAAAACGGCGCTTCTAACGCTAGCTTTTACGTGGTTAAATCCGCACGTATATCTTGACACGGTCGTGCTTCTTGGCTTGGTTTCTACGAAATTTAGCGAGAGTGCGGGACTCTTTGGTATGGGCGCGATGTGCGCGTCGTTTGCGTTTTTCTTTTCGCTCGGATACGGAGCTAGGTTTTTGGCGCCGCTGTTTAAAAACCCCGCCGCGTGGAAAATTTTGGAATTTTTCGTCGGCGTTACTATGATAGCGCTTGGCGTGATGTTAGTTGTCGGCGAGTGA